GGCAAACAGATTTGTCTCTGATGAAAAACTAAACGCCATCTCAGAGAGCGTGTATGAAAAAATCGCCGAACTGGCCCACGCATGGGCGGTCAAATCCCTGCCTGACGACCCCAAAACACTCACCCCTACCCAAAAAGACGAGCTGGCTCAAAGTCTTGCCGACCAAAACCGAGCCTTGGCAACCGCTGGCGGTGTGACGGGCTTTTTTGGGCTAAAAGGCGTGGTCATGGACACAGCGTGGTTACTGCTTGTGGCACTGCGAACGGTGTATCAGTTGTCGGTGGTCTATGATGTACCATTGACAGGCAAAGAAGGGGTCAAGATGGCGTATGGCGTGCTGTTGGGGGCGAATTTGACCAAAATGCAAGAAAAGCAAGTCATCCTAACCGCCCTTGCCCTTGCCAAAAAAACACTGGTCTATGCAGGCGAGAATGGCTTAAAAGAAGAGTTGGTCAAACTCAGCTCGTCTAACACCAGTATTAAGGATTTTGATGAGCTATTAAAATTTGCCCATTTGGATAAATTGGTTGAAAAATACGGCATAGACATCAATGAGCTAAATACCCATTGGCTACATCGTTTGGTCACTGTTTCGGCAGTTGGCGTGGCGGCACACTATAATCATGGGCTTATTGATGAAGTCATCGGCACCGCTATGGCGACCTTTAAAGCAAATGAGACGCTAAGTGTTGAATACCACAGTGATGAAAATGACAAAAGCATGAAATGATGGTTTTATGGATTTTACTTCGCTCTCAACTTAAAATAGCAACTCACTTGATTACTGGGTAATTATTTTTTGGTTGTGGGGGTAAATTGCAATTTGCCCTAGGCAAGACTCGGTTTTTTAACTGGGTTTTGCCTTTGTGTTTAAATGCCTTGATTTTCTTAAATAAAAGTATTATAATGCCAAATCCTATTTGGGATAAGTACGTTTTTTGTGCAAATTTGCCTAAAAATTAGTCAATTTTGCCAAAAACAAGTTTTTAATTAACGGGAGATATTGCCTATGGCAACTACAAACCAACTTATCCGTAAGGGTCGTAAGACCATTACTGAAAAGTCAAAAGTACCTGCACTACAAGCTTGCCCACAACGTCGTGGCGTTTGTACTCGTGTATATACCACTACCCCTAAAAAGCCAAACTCAGCCATGCGTAAAGTATGCCGTGTGCGTTTGACTTCTGGCTATGAAGTATCTAGCTACATCGGCGGTGAAGGTCATAACCTACAAGAGCACAGCGTTGTGCTTATCCGTGGTGGTCGTGTAAAAGACCTACCAGGTGTGCGTTATCACACTGTTCGTGGCGCACTTGACTGTGCAGGCGTTAAAGACCGTAAACAAGGTCGTTCTAAGTATGGTGCTAAACGTCCTAAGGCGTAATTTAGCTCAATAACCCAAATTTAACCTGTGCATGGATTGTGAGATGTGTGTTAATCACCCCCATGCCCACAATCATGCAGTAAGGCTGGCTAAATGCTTGATTTGTTTTAAGATTGTATGCCAGATTTACCCTGAAGACATAAGGAACTATTATGCCAAGACGTCGTGTCGTCGCTGCCCGTGAAATTCTACCTGATCCTAAGTTCGGCAGCCAAACCATCGCCAAATTCATCAACCACGTTATGGTTGACGGAAAAAAATCAGTCGCTGAAAAAATCGTTTATGGTGCGTTAGAGAGCGTTGCTGCCAAGCGTAACATCGAAGATCCAGTGGCTTTCTTTGAAGAAGTGCTAGAAAGCGTTCGCCCAACGGTGGAAGTAAAAGCCCGCCGTGTTGGTGGTGCTACCTACCAAGTGCCTATGGAAGTCCGTCCCTCCCGTCGTACTGCCCTAGCCATGCGTTGGTTGGCTGACGCTGCCGCTAAGCGTTCTGAAAAATCTATGGCTCTACGCCTAGCAGGTGAGCTAAATGACGCCGCCGAAGGTAAAGGTGCTGCCATCAAAAAACGTGATGACGTTCACCGTATGGCTGACGCGAACAAAGCGTTCTCTCACTTCCGCTTCTAATTTTATTAAAAGCGTGTTTGGCTTGCCAAACAATATCAGTCGTTTGTCATGGTTCGGTCATGATGATGTCTTATCATGACAAACTGACACCCAATTACTCGCAATTTTTCTAGGAAAAATTATGGCACGTAAAACCCCCTTAAATAGATACCGTAACATCGGTATTTCTGCGCACATTGACGCAGGTAAAACCACGACCTCAGAGCGTATTTTGTTCTACACAGGTAAAAGCCACAAAATCGGTGAAGTGCACGAAGGTGCTGCAACGATGGACTGGATGGAGCAAGAGCAAGAGCGTGGTATTACCATTACTTCTGCTGCGACCACTTGCTTTTGGTCTGGCATGTCTGAGCAATTCCCAGAGCACCGCATTAACCTAATTGACACCCCCGGTCACGTTGACTTCACCATTGAAGTTGAACGTTCTATGCGTGTACTTGATGGTGCATGTATGGTGTACTGTGCGGTTGGTGGTGTACAGCCTCAGTCGGAGACTGTATGGCGTCAAGCCAACAAATACAAAGTGCCACGTCTTGCCTTTGTTAACAAAATGGACCGTACTGGCGCTAACTTCTTCCGTGTGGTTGAACAAGTTAAAACCCGTCTAGGCGGTAACCCTGTGCCTGTGGTTGTGCCAATCGGTGCAGAAGACAACTTTGAAGGTGTTGTTGACCTGCTTGAGATGAAATCCATCATTTGGGACGTAGAATCTCAAGGGATGAAGTTTGAATATGGCGAGATTCCTGCCGACCTAGTAGATACTGCCAACGAATGGCGTAACAACATGGTTGAAGTAGCTGCTGAGTCATCAGAAGAGCTGATGGACAAATACCTAGAAGAGGGCGACTTGTCTCGTGAAGACATCGTCGCTGGTCTTCGTGCTCGTACACTGGCATGTGAAATCCAGCCAATGCTTTGTGGTACTGCCTTTAAAAACAAAGGCGTACAGCGTATGCTTGATGCCGTCATCGAGTTCTTGCCTGCCCCCACTGACGTTGAGGCCATCAAAGGCATTCTAGATGACAAAGACGAAACCGAAGGTAGCCGTGAGTCTTCTGATGATGCTCCATTTGCCGCCCTTGCATTCAAAATCATGAATGACAAATACGTGGGTAACCTAACTTTCGTTCGTGTGTACTCTGGCGTTGCAAAACAAGGCGACAGCGTTTATAACCCTGTTAAGATGAAGCGTGAGCGTATCGGTCGTATCGTTGAGATGCATGCCAACAGCCAAAACGAAGTTGAAGAAGTTCGTGCAGGCGACATCGTAGCATTGGTGGGTCTAAAAGACGTAACCACAGGTGATACCTTGTGTGATAATGACAACATCATCACCTTGGAGCGTATGGAATTCCCAGACCCAGTTATCAGCCTAGCGGTTGAGCCAAAAACCAAAGCTGACCAAGAAAAAATGTCTATCGCTTTAGGTCGTCTTGCTAAAGAAGACCCATCGTTCCGTGTACGCACAGACGAAGAAAGTGGTCAGACCATTATCTCTGGTATGGGTGAATTGCACCTTGACATCATCGTTGACCGTATGAAGCGTGAATTTGGTGTTGAAGCGAACATCGGTGCACCACAGGTTGCCTACCGTGAAACCATCCGTCAAACGGTTGAAGTTGAAGGTAAGTTTGTTCGTCAAACAGGTGGTCGTGGTAAGTTTGGTCACGTTTGGCTGCGTCTTGAACCACTTGACCCAGAAGGTGATGTGGAATACGAATTTGCCGAAGAAATCGTGGGCGGTGTTGTACCAAAAGAATACCACGGTGCGGTAGATAAGGGTATCCAAGAGCGTATGAAAAACGGCGTTTTGGCAGGTTACCCAGTTGTTAATGTTAAAGCGACCCTATATGATGGTTCTTACCATGACGTTGACTCTGATGAGCTATCGTTCAAAATGGCGGGTTCTATCGCATTCAAGAAAGGCTTTATGCAAGCATCTCCTGCTCTGCTAGAGCCTATCATGAAAGTAGAAGTTGAGACTCCAGAAGACTACATGGGCGACATCATGGGTGACCTTAACCGTCGTCGTGGTGTGGTTCAAGGCATGGACGACTTGCCTGGTGGTACCAAAGCCATCCGTGCAGAAGTGCCACTTGCTGAAATGTTCGGTTATGCCACTCAAATGCGTTCTATGTCTCAAGGTCGTGCAACTTACTCTATGGAATTTGCCAAATACCAAGAAACGCCTAAGAACGTGGCTGATGAAATCATCAAGAAATTCACTGCCAAAGATGATGACGAGTAATCATAATCATCTCATTTAAATCCGTTTTGGTTTGTCCATGAGTGGCAAACCAAAACAATCACTTATCAAAACCTTGTGCAGTTTGCACGAATCAAAAGGATATTATCATGGCCAAAGCCAAATTCGAACGTAACAAACCACACGTAAACGTTGGTACCATCGGTCACGTTGACCACGGTAAAACTACCCTAACTGCTGCGATTGCTACCGTTGCTGCTAAGCACCACGGTGGTGAAGCAAAAGACTACGCTGCCATTGACTCAGCTCCTGAAGAAAAAGCTCGTGGTATTACCATTAACACTTCTCACATCGAGTATGACACTGCAGCTCGCCACTATGCACACGTAGACTGCCCCGGTCACGCCGACTACGTTAAAAACATGATTACTGGTGCCGCTCAAATGGACGGTGCGATTCTAGTTGTTGCTGCCACAGATGGTCCTATGCCACAAACTCGTGAGCACATCCTTCTGTCTCGTCAGGTTGGTGTACCTTACATCATGGTATTCATGAATAAGTGCGACCTAGTAGACGACGAAGAGCTACTAGAACTAGTAGAAATGGAAGTACGTGAACTTCTATCTGACTATGACTTCCCAGGTGATGACACCCCAATCATCAAAGGTTCTGCTCTTCTAGGTCTAAACGGTGATGCTGGTCAATATGGCGAGCCTGCCATCCTAGAACTACTAGACACCCTAGACAGCTACATTCCTGAGCCTGAGCGTGACATCGATAAAGCATTCCTAATGCCAATCGAAGACGTATTCTCTATCTCTGGTCGTGGTACTGTGGTAACAGGTCGTGTTGAATCTGGTATCATCAAAGTTGGTGATGAAGTTGAAATCGTAGGTATCAAAGACACCGCCAAAACCACCTGTACTGGTGTTGAGATGTTCCGTAAGCTACTAGACGAAGGTCGTGCTGGCGAGAACTGTGGTGTTCTACTACGTGGTACCAAGCGTGAAGAAGTTCAACGTGGTCAAGTACTAGCCAAGCCAGGTTCAATCACCCCACACACCAACTTTGACGCTGAAGTATACGTACTGTCAAAAGAAGAAGGTGGTCGTCATACTCCATTCCTAAATGGCTATCGTCCACAATTCTACTTCCGTACCACTGACGTAACAGGTGCCATCACCCTACAAGAAGGTACTGAAATGGTTATGCCTGGCGACAACGTTGAGATGAGTGTTGAGCTTATCCACCCAATCGCCATGGACAAAGGTCTACGCTTCGCGATTCGTGAAGGTGGTCGCACCGTAGGTGCTGGTGTTGTTGCTAACGTTAAGAACTAATCTAACAAGATTGGCTTAACAGCAAACAAGACCAACCAAGTCAAACCAAACCCCCTGCCAGAGATGGTGGGGGGTTTGGGTTTTTGGAAAAGGGGAAAGGGGGAATGAAGTTAATGAAGCACGACTTCTAAGCGACTAAAACCTGACGCAGGATAGATGGCATGGTCAAAGTAGTCGTCAGACGCAGGGCGAATCTTGCTTACCTGCTCTGCCAAGCATTCTACCAATAGCCCCAGTTCAAGCTGTGCCAATGGCTTACCAGGGCAGACATGAACGCCATGTCCATAGACCAGATTATTAGCTTGGTTGCGGTGTAGTTCAAAACTGTCCGCTTGATGAAAGGCTTTGGGGTCACGGTTGGCGGACTGCCAGTTAATCGTGATTTTGGCGTCTTTGGGGATGTCCACGCCATGTAGAGTGACAGGGCAGGTGGTGCGTCGTCTGTTGGTGATGAGCGGGTCGTGTAAACGCAGTATTTCTAGGACGGCATTATCAATGTCTTGGGGGTTGGCTTTGAGATGAATCAAGACATCAGGATGATGAATAAAAAATTCAAAAATAATCCCGACCGCTGACGACATGGTGGACAGTTCACCCACCGTCCAGTTGCGAATGAGTGAGATAAGCTCTTCATCGCTCATCACTCGCTCGCCTTGTGGTAACATGACCACGTCGTTCATCAGTTCAAAGGTCACATCATCAGGGCGTTTTGTCCGTTTGTCATCCAAAATCGCCTTGATATAACTGTCAAATTCTAAGGCGACACTGGCAATCTCATCCCGATTTTGGCTCAGTGTGGCTTTGCGGTTTTTCTCAATCCATGCGTTTAATGGTGCTTCGGTCTCATCGCCCCAGCCCATAAAGGCATTTTGTAGCTTGACGGCATAAGTTTTGGCAAACTCTGCCATGACATCAATGGGCTGACCCTTGGGCAGTTGGCTCACTAAGCTGTCAATCAACTCCTTGGCGATGGGGTGAAATGTCGCCATGCGGTCAGCGGTAAAATATTTATCATTAATCGCACGAAACGCCGTATGAACAGGTGCGTCCATGCCGTTTGGCACAGCGATATGGCGGTCTGAGACGTGATTGGAAAATATCGCAGGGTCGTTTAGAATGTGCATGACATCAGCATGAGAAAACACGCTATAACCGAACTTATCATCATGGGCGATGGGACAGCGTGCTCGCATGTCGTCATAAGCACGACGCTGATTTTTCTGAACTTGTTCATCATCAGATTGCCAGTTGATGGAAGTGGACATAAATTATCCTTGGGCGGTGAATGGTCTTGCCATTGTAATCAACGCATGACAATCCTGCTATTAGCCCTTGGGGGTAGGGTGTGATGGTTTGTCAAAAAACTTCCTGCAAAACCCCAAATTAAAGAAAACTGCTCAAAGTGAGCTATGCCTGCCCATAACGGTTTTCCGCCACCCGCAGGCATAGCTCAGATACCATGATACCCCACCTAAGTCAATGGTTTTTTAAGTATCTGGTATCTAGTATCTTACAAACTAACTTAAAGATACTTGTTGCTCAAAGGATGTTTGGGTTTTGATAACACCAAAACAGATATGTACCAATTTACGCATACAAGCACATAAGGCTTGCATTTTGGTTTTACCGTTTTGTTGTAATCGTTCATAAAATGCCTTAATGGTGCTATTATAACGAATGGCACTCATTGCAGACATATACAGCTTAGCACGCAAAGAGACTTGCCCTTGTTTGGACAGTTTGGTTGCTCCCTTAAAGACACCTGACTGTCTTTGTTTGGGTATTAAGCCTAAAAACGAAGCCATCTGTGAGGCTTTTTTAAATTGTTTGGTATGTATTAAGCATACCACTTCTTTGGCAATAACAGAACCAATACCGTCAATGGTTTCAAGTAAGGTTTTGTCTTGCTTTAAACTTGGTTGTTTGTCAACAAAGTCATCAATGTCTTTGGTGAGTTTGGCAATTTCCTCTTGAAGGACACTGATGACTGTTTGCATGGATGCTTTAACCAAATCGGGCAGATTGGGTGATAAGAGCAACTCTTGTCGGTTTTGCTCTCGTTGCAAATCTTCTTTGAGTGCTTCTAAGCGAGCCAATAGAGCTTTTAGCTGTTTGGCTTCAATGCTAGGTGCTACCCAAACCTCAGGCTTGTGGCTATAACCATACCTTGATAAAATAATGCTGTCTTTTTTATCAGTTTTATGGATTACCCCCAAACTGTCTGCAAATTTGCGGACATAGTTAGGATTGACAATGCTTTGCTTGATATTATTATCATCAAGAAACTCACTTAGGTGTTCATGATAAACCCCTGTTGCTTCTAGGATGATGTGTAGCTCATCAAGATGATTGCTGACATTGGTTTTTAACCAAGCAAGCAGTAAATCAAAGCCTGCTTTGTTGTTGTTAAAAACCTTGGTTTTTACTTTATTTGTGCTTGGGTTTATAAATGCAACATCAAACTTTGCTTTGCTGATGTCTATGCCAATATAGTGTATCATCTGTCTCTTGCCTTGTTTATGCAGTGTCTGTTTTAATAAACGCACTTAGATACCATTCAGAGTTAAGATGACAAGCAAAGGACACCATCTGAGCACCAGTGTTAAGACACTAAGGGCGAACCCGTGTTCTCTTTGCTTGTATAACCCAACAACATTCTAGCAGATAATCTAGGTTTGGTGTTGGGTTGATACAAGGGCGAACGGAAAACCTGGTTTTGCAGGAAGTCTAAATAAAAAAGCGAAACCGCCAAATTTGCCAGTTTCGCTTTTTGCTTGTTATTTAAAACAATTGTTTTTAGGGAAATTATTCACCCCAAACTTCATCAGCGATATCTCTAATCATCTTCACCTTTGCCCACTGAGCTTCTTCGGTTAGGATGTTGCCTTCTTCTGTGGACGCAAATCCGCATTGTGGCGATAGGCAAAGCTGGTTGATGTCCACGTATTGCGTGGCTTCTTTGATACGGGCGATGATGTCGTCTTTGTTTTCAAGGTCGCCTGTTTTTGAAGTTACTAGACCTAGCACGACTTGCTGGTCTTTGATGTGGACAAGTGGGGCAAAGTCGCCTGCTCGCTCACTGTCATATTCCAAGAAAAAGCCGTCCACTCGGCAGGTGCCAAACAGCACTTCGGCAATCGGAGCATAACCGCCTTCTGAGAACCACGTTGAGCGGAAATTACCACGGCAGATGTGCATGGTGATTTGCATGTCGGCAGGTTTGGCATCCACAATTCGGTTTAGCATGGCAACATAATCCACCGCCAATTTGTCAAAATCAATGCCACGCTCGGCAAACTCTGCCTTTTTGTCTAACGCACAAAATTGCCCCCAGCTTGTGTCGTCCAGTTGCAAATTACGCAGACCCATATCATAAAACTTGTGCATGGCCTTGACATAAGCGGCCACAATGTCATCGTACAGACGGTTTTCATCTTGGTATAGCTCAATGGGCTTATAGTTGACATCACGCACGCACGCCACAAGATGTAGCATGGATGGAGAGGGTATGGTGAATTTGGTTGGGGTGTCGCCTGCACAGTCTTTTAAGATTTGGTAGGCTTTGATAAAAGGGTGGTCGTCTGAAAAATCAATCTTATCCACGATTTTGACGCTATGGCTTTTTGGCTTGGCATCTTTAAACTGCACCGAAAAATTCTCGGTTTCTACCCACTGCACGCCGTCCAATCCAGCCATAAAATCCAAATGCCACCACACACGGCTAAACTCACCATCGCTAACAGCGTGCAAGCCATTTTCTTTTTGTTTGGTGACCAGTTTGCCAATTTCATCTTTTAAAATGGCATCATAATCATCTTGCCCGATTTCGCCTGCATTTAGCTTGGTTTTGGCGGTCATCAGCTCATCGGTGCGTAAAAACGAGCCGACCACATCATTGCGATAAGGGGCGACATTGCGAGGTTTGGCGTTTGGAAAAAGCTGGCTCATGGCTTACTCTCTTTTGCTTGGTTAAAATCATGTTACAATAACTTACCATTGGTTTGGTATTGTAACATGATTTTAGAAATAGTTAAAAGGAAAGCTCTTTTGTAAAGCATTTAAGGGGCTATCTTATTGAGCTTATTTAATAATTTATCAGCTTCATCTTGATGAAATCTTCTTAAATTATACACCTTTCCTTTTATGCTGTTGTATAATTTTTTATATTCTTCCTTATTGTAATTTTTATAAAATTTTTCACAAAAATAAACTTCTGAGCGAATAGAATTACGCTCTTTTTTGCTTAAAGTTAGACGTTGTGTAGAAACATTGATTTGGGTAACTTTTTGCCTATCTTTGCCATTTTTCATAATAGAATGTTTTTTGCGATTTGGTTTAACATTGATACTTGCTAATAAACCATAAACTTTAGAGATAATTTCTGATTTCTCTTTGTTGCTTAATATTCTTTTACTGGAAATTGTTATATCATCTACAAATCGGGTATAAATCCAACCTTTTTTGCCAAACTCTTCGACTAGCTTAGGTTCTCTCTGCCATAAAACTAAATTACCAATATAACCACTTACTTTGCTTCCTTGAACTAAAGAGCCTTTAAAAGTGGTTATTTCCGCCAAACATTCTGCTACCTCATGAGAGAATCTAAAGAAGTTACTCCAAATTTGATAAACTAAATTCTTGGTGATGCTAGGGAAAAAGTTTTTTATATCTTCACTAATAATAGTTTTCGGTTGTAGGTGTTGTTTTGCATTGGTGATATAATCCCTCTTTTTGATTCCGCCATGCAAATAGCTAGGAAATTTCAATACATTGAAAAAATTTTTAACGATTTTTGCATGTACTTTCTTTAATTCTTCTTTTACATCATAAGTTTCACGAAAAGAGCCGTCTTCTTTTTTGACTCTTCCTTGCAAAAAGAAGAAGTTATCTGAATTTTTTTGTAAGAATAGCAATCTTTCTAGAGTGATATCTAAAGACAGAGCCAGACTTTTTAGGTTGGCTATTGGTTTATAAGGGTAGTGAAACGTATTGTTATCCATTTGATTCGTTCATTAAGGATAGGGCGAGATAAGATAATTTTTCTGACAACTCAGGACTGATATTTTTTCTTTCATCATTTTCCGTTGCCAAAAATATTAAAATGGTTGTTGGTATGTCCAAAGCACTGCATATTTTTTCAATGGACGAAATATTGGGATCTCTTTTTCCTTGCTCTAGAAGAGTCAAGTAGGAAATAGACAATCCAGAAATTTCTGCTAATTTAGTTTTAGTAAAGCCTTTTTGGTTGCGACATAGTTTAATTGCTTTGCCAATATTCATAATTAGGATTTCTTTGTTTTAAGATTAAAAAATAATAAATAAAAGCAACCTGCTGTATTTCAGCAAAATAAAAAATCATTCATCTTTATGTGCATATTCAAAAAATTGATTTAATATTTCTGAACTTTCATTTAAGATGACAAAGCGAAGAATAATACCAATGACATTGCCAAGCCTTCTTAATATGTCTTCATTTTTAACATTCTGACAATTTTCAAGGTCTTGAATGATTTTCTCAAGTTTTGCCTTTCTACCACTATCCAAAGTATCATGCATTTCCAACTGAAGTTTTTTTAACTCTTCAATGGTCTGCTTTAAAAGATTGTTTTTCATTTTAAAAACCTTTATATTAACGGTGCAAAATTACACCAGTTGCCAATATAATATTGAACCGATAAGGAATACTTTGGATAGTACAGGTTGCTTTCTCAATGGCTGGGTTGGCAGTTGCCTAGCCAACCCAGTACTCCGTTAGGCTTACGTTCTGCGTTTGGGGGGAACGCCGATTTGCCCGAAAGTAGATTATCCAAGAAAGATAACCGACACTTAAATAAGTGCCACGTAGCAGTTCAACATATTAGGTTTTATCTTTTAAAGGCGCATCGAGATGATTCATCTCGTCCGATAAAGGATATTATATACAAAAAATTTACTAAGTCAATAATTTTTTTACTGATAGTCAAAAAATCAACGTTCATTTGGCTTTAAAAAATATAACGCCACCAGTGCCAATAAAATAAAACCACTCGCCCCAAGATACAAATCATCTTTGCCAATACCCACATCCAACAGTTTCCCTGCCAGCATGGGCGAGACGATAGAACCAATACGCCCCACGCCGATTGCCGTGCCAACCCCTGTGCTTCTAAATTCTGGGGCATACAGCGTGGGATTTATGGTATAAAGTCCTGTGATACAGCCATTGACAAGGCTGCCGACCAAAATGGCAAAGACAAGGGCGAGCGTCAAAGTGGGACTAAACACAAAGCCGATAATGGCAAGGGACGACAGCACAACAAACGCCATGAGTGTGGATTTTGGGGTAAATTTACTCACCAAAAAACCAAAGATGAGCGAGCCTATCGTACCGCCAATGCTGATTGCCATGCCAACCTTTTGGCTTTGTTCTTTGGCAAGTCCTGATGATTCTAACAGAGCAGGTGTCCATGAACTGATAAAATAAAAGGACGACATCACAGCAATGAACGCTGCCCAAATGAGTAGAGTGGTCTTTAATTGACCTTTGGCAAAGAGCTGGCTAATGGGGGCTTTGGGTTTGGTAGATTGGGTTTGGGTGGGCAGTTGCCAGTTGCCTTGTTTGCCGATTTTGTGGGCGATTTTGGTGAGTTTGGTTTGGGCGTTGGCAGGTTGTTTTTGGTTTAAAAAATCCACCGATTCAGGCAATAGGCTAACGAGTGCCACCAGTGCCAGCCCCGTCAACACCGCCCCTGTCATAAATACCGAACGAAAGCCAAACTCATCTTGGAGCATGACCGCTGACAGCCCGCCAAGCATCGCCCCAATACCAAAACCACAAGCATAAATGGCAATGGCAAGCCCACGCCATTTTTGGTTGGCGTATTCGCTCACGATGACGTTGGTACATGGCAAAATGCCACCCACGCCAATTCCTGTTATCACGCGCCAAAAGCCAATGGATTGGGTTGTGTGCGAAAAATACGTCATAAACATGCCCAGTGCCGATAGGGCGGTTGCTATGATAAGCAATGGACGTCTGCCAAATTTGTCCGCCAAAGGGGCGAGCCCCATAGAGCCGATTGCCATGCCAATAAAACCTGCACTCATGAGCGTACCGATTTGCACCCCTGTTAGCCCAAGCTCGGTTTGGATGCTTTTGGCGGTAAAGGCAATCGCCAGCACATCAAAGCCGTCTAACATATTTAAAAGAACGGCCAAGGCAACGATGAGCCACTGATAGGCACTCATGGGCGTGTGGCTGATGGCGTGGGCTAGGTTGGTTTGATGCGTCGTCATGGTGTGGTCATCTGGTGGGTGATTATTTAATGGTCATACTAAATGTCATACCGAGCGTATTGCCCTAATAAAAATATAACAAAATGTCCATGATTAATCAATTTCAATATTTTCAATATAAGATGAGATTTTTTCAATATTAAACAGTCAATGTCGGTATTGCAATTTTTTACCGTCAAATGGGGCAAATCATGGTAAAATAGTC
This Moraxella sp. K1664 DNA region includes the following protein-coding sequences:
- the rpsL gene encoding 30S ribosomal protein S12 — protein: MATTNQLIRKGRKTITEKSKVPALQACPQRRGVCTRVYTTTPKKPNSAMRKVCRVRLTSGYEVSSYIGGEGHNLQEHSVVLIRGGRVKDLPGVRYHTVRGALDCAGVKDRKQGRSKYGAKRPKA
- the rpsG gene encoding 30S ribosomal protein S7, producing the protein MPRRRVVAAREILPDPKFGSQTIAKFINHVMVDGKKSVAEKIVYGALESVAAKRNIEDPVAFFEEVLESVRPTVEVKARRVGGATYQVPMEVRPSRRTALAMRWLADAAAKRSEKSMALRLAGELNDAAEGKGAAIKKRDDVHRMADANKAFSHFRF
- the fusA gene encoding elongation factor G, which translates into the protein MARKTPLNRYRNIGISAHIDAGKTTTSERILFYTGKSHKIGEVHEGAATMDWMEQEQERGITITSAATTCFWSGMSEQFPEHRINLIDTPGHVDFTIEVERSMRVLDGACMVYCAVGGVQPQSETVWRQANKYKVPRLAFVNKMDRTGANFFRVVEQVKTRLGGNPVPVVVPIGAEDNFEGVVDLLEMKSIIWDVESQGMKFEYGEIPADLVDTANEWRNNMVEVAAESSEELMDKYLEEGDLSREDIVAGLRARTLACEIQPMLCGTAFKNKGVQRMLDAVIEFLPAPTDVEAIKGILDDKDETEGSRESSDDAPFAALAFKIMNDKYVGNLTFVRVYSGVAKQGDSVYNPVKMKRERIGRIVEMHANSQNEVEEVRAGDIVALVGLKDVTTGDTLCDNDNIITLERMEFPDPVISLAVEPKTKADQEKMSIALGRLAKEDPSFRVRTDEESGQTIISGMGELHLDIIVDRMKREFGVEANIGAPQVAYRETIRQTVEVEGKFVRQTGGRGKFGHVWLRLEPLDPEGDVEYEFAEEIVGGVVPKEYHGAVDKGIQERMKNGVLAGYPVVNVKATLYDGSYHDVDSDELSFKMAGSIAFKKGFMQASPALLEPIMKVEVETPEDYMGDIMGDLNRRRGVVQGMDDLPGGTKAIRAEVPLAEMFGYATQMRSMSQGRATYSMEFAKYQETPKNVADEIIKKFTAKDDDE
- the tuf gene encoding elongation factor Tu: MAKAKFERNKPHVNVGTIGHVDHGKTTLTAAIATVAAKHHGGEAKDYAAIDSAPEEKARGITINTSHIEYDTAARHYAHVDCPGHADYVKNMITGAAQMDGAILVVAATDGPMPQTREHILLSRQVGVPYIMVFMNKCDLVDDEELLELVEMEVRELLSDYDFPGDDTPIIKGSALLGLNGDAGQYGEPAILELLDTLDSYIPEPERDIDKAFLMPIEDVFSISGRGTVVTGRVESGIIKVGDEVEIVGIKDTAKTTCTGVEMFRKLLDEGRAGENCGVLLRGTKREEVQRGQVLAKPGSITPHTNFDAEVYVLSKEEGGRHTPFLNGYRPQFYFRTTDVTGAITLQEGTEMVMPGDNVEMSVELIHPIAMDKGLRFAIREGGRTVGAGVVANVKN
- a CDS encoding cytochrome P450; amino-acid sequence: MSTSINWQSDDEQVQKNQRRAYDDMRARCPIAHDDKFGYSVFSHADVMHILNDPAIFSNHVSDRHIAVPNGMDAPVHTAFRAINDKYFTADRMATFHPIAKELIDSLVSQLPKGQPIDVMAEFAKTYAVKLQNAFMGWGDETEAPLNAWIEKNRKATLSQNRDEIASVALEFDSYIKAILDDKRTKRPDDVTFELMNDVVMLPQGERVMSDEELISLIRNWTVGELSTMSSAVGIIFEFFIHHPDVLIHLKANPQDIDNAVLEILRLHDPLITNRRRTTCPVTLHGVDIPKDAKITINWQSANRDPKAFHQADSFELHRNQANNLVYGHGVHVCPGKPLAQLELGLLVECLAEQVSKIRPASDDYFDHAIYPASGFSRLEVVLH
- a CDS encoding IS110 family transposase, whose translation is MRLLKQTLHKQGKRQMIHYIGIDISKAKFDVAFINPSTNKVKTKVFNNNKAGFDLLLAWLKTNVSNHLDELHIILEATGVYHEHLSEFLDDNNIKQSIVNPNYVRKFADSLGVIHKTDKKDSIILSRYGYSHKPEVWVAPSIEAKQLKALLARLEALKEDLQREQNRQELLLSPNLPDLVKASMQTVISVLQEEIAKLTKDIDDFVDKQPSLKQDKTLLETIDGIGSVIAKEVVCLIHTKQFKKASQMASFLGLIPKQRQSGVFKGATKLSKQGQVSLRAKLYMSAMSAIRYNSTIKAFYERLQQNGKTKMQALCACMRKLVHICFGVIKTQTSFEQQVSLS
- a CDS encoding 5-methyltetrahydropteroyltriglutamate--homocysteine S-methyltransferase, producing the protein MSQLFPNAKPRNVAPYRNDVVGSFLRTDELMTAKTKLNAGEIGQDDYDAILKDEIGKLVTKQKENGLHAVSDGEFSRVWWHLDFMAGLDGVQWVETENFSVQFKDAKPKSHSVKIVDKIDFSDDHPFIKAYQILKDCAGDTPTKFTIPSPSMLHLVACVRDVNYKPIELYQDENRLYDDIVAAYVKAMHKFYDMGLRNLQLDDTSWGQFCALDKKAEFAERGIDFDKLAVDYVAMLNRIVDAKPADMQITMHICRGNFRSTWFSEGGYAPIAEVLFGTCRVDGFFLEYDSERAGDFAPLVHIKDQQVVLGLVTSKTGDLENKDDIIARIKEATQYVDINQLCLSPQCGFASTEEGNILTEEAQWAKVKMIRDIADEVWGE